CCTCGATCAGGTAGGCGAAGAGCCGCTCCATGCTGCCGACCAGGCTGCGGTGCACCATCACCGGCCGCCGGCGCGCCCCGTCCGAGTCGGTGTACGACAGGTCGAACCGCGCCGGCTTGTCGAAGTCGAGCTGGACGGTGGAGATGGTCGACTCCCGCCCGGCGGCGTCCCGCACCTGAATGTCGATCTTCGGGCCGTAGAAGGCGGCCTCGCCGGGAGCCTCGTCGTACGCCACCCCGTCGAGTGCGGCGCGGAGCAGTTCCTCGGCCCGCGCCCAGTCCGCGTCGTCGCCGACGTACTTCTCCCCCGGCCCGCGCCGCGACAGTCGTACGCCCGCCGGCCGCACGCCCAGCGCCGCGTGCGCGACGCGGATCAGCCGCAGGATCTCCGACACCTCCTGGCCGACCTGCTCCAGGGCGCAGAAGTTGTGCGCGTCGTTGAGGGTGATGGCGCGCACCCGGGACAGCCCGCCGAGCACCCCCGAGCGCTCCGCCCGGTACATGCCGCCGATCTCGGCCACCCGCAGCGGCAGGTCCCGGTAGGAGCGCCCGCGCGCCCGGTAGACCAACGCGTGGTGCGGGCAGAGCGCCGGTCGCAGCATCAGCTCGTCGTCGGCGCCCGCGGGACGCATCGGTGGGAACATCTCGGCGGCGAAGTAGCCGAGATGTCCGGATGCCTCGAACAGGTCGCGCCGGCCCAACGGCGGGGTGTGCACGTGCTGGTAGCCGGCCCGGCGCTCCAGCTCACGCAGGTACTCCTCGATCGCGTGCCGGGCGGCGGCGCCGGCCGGCAGCCAGATCGGCAGGCCCGCGCCGGCGAGCGGGTCGGTGGCGAACAGGTCCAGCTCCCGGCCCAGCCGGCGGTGGTCGATCATGTCGCGCTCCTTGGTGGTACGCCCCGGCGCGACCCCTCACCCACGACGCACGAGGCCCCGGGCGGATCGCCCGGGGCCTCGGTTGACGGAAGGTGTCAGTGCGGCACGCCAGGCTTCCCCGGCGTCGTCGTCACCCTCGCACTGCACACCCCACCGACCCTACCCCCGCCCCCCATGCCCCACACCCCGGTTATCCCACCCGCGATCTTGCACTTATCGTCGGGACATAGACCAACAAAAGCCGCATCCAACCGACCATAAGTCCATGATCGGCGAGGAGAAGGGTGGGGAGGGAGTTTGGGGTGGGCCGCTGGCACGGGACCTGCCAGCGGCCCGGTGGCGGCCCCGGCGTCAAGCGACGGTGACCCGACGCTCGGCGGGCCGCGCGTCGACTACGGTACGCGCCACGGGAGGATCACGCGAACATCGGCGCCGCAGCCGTCTTCGATGTGCGCCCGTTCGGGCAGCCACTGCCGACTGCGGCTGCCCGTGGAGGCAAGGTGTCGCTGGTCACGGTCGGCCGGAGTCGGGCATGGTGACGCCGGACACGCCGTCAGGCTCGGCACGTTCCGTTCGCCGCGCGGATGGGCCGCATGGCCGCAGAGGTGCCGGCCGACTGATCACGACCGGGCCCCGGCGAGCCGGATGATCGACGACCGGTAGGGGTGGTCCCGGGGTCGGATTTCGGTGCTCGTCCCGGATCCGTTCGGGGGCCCACCGACGGCAGGCTTAGGTATGCCTGTAACCCGGAACAGCGGCGTACTGGCCCTCGGCGGAATCGTCCTCGCGGCGCTGCTCGCCGTCGTCGGTCACGCCGGCGTCAACGACCTGGATCCGGTCAGCCTGACCGTCAGCGACTATGCCGTCTCCGACTCCGGCGGGGCCATCCACGTGGCCATGCTGCTGCTCGCCGTCGCCTCCGCCGTGCTCATCCCGGCCCTGAGCCGGCTCGGCCACCCGGCCTCCGACGTGCCCACACGCACGGCCAACCCGGCCGGCACGGCGGACCCGGCCGCCGGTAGCGTCCGCCGTGGTCGGGCAGCCGAGTGGCTGCTGGCCGCCTGGGCGGGCGGGCTGCTGCTGTCGGGGCTGGTGCCGACCAATCCGCCCGGCACCGAGATGGGCACCGCCGCCTACGTGCACCGGTACGCCTCGGTGGTCGCCTTCCTGGCGCTGCCGGTCGCCGGCTGGCTGCTCGCCGCCCGGCTGCCCACCGGTGCCCGCGCCGGCCGATGGCTGCGTGTCCTGACCGTGGCGAGCCTGCTGCTGGCCGCCGCCATGGTCTGGTCCGCCTACCCCGGCGACCGCGCCCTCTACGGCCTGATCGAGCGCGTCCTCATCCTCGCCGAGGTCGCCCTGCTGACCCTGCTGGCCGTGACCCTCCACCTGCGGCGGGATCACTCCAACTCGTGGAGCATCAGCTGGCGGGCGGCCTCGGTGACCGAGCCGGAGAGACTCGGGTAGATGGTGATGGTCTGGGCCAGCTCGTTGACGGTGAGGTTGTTCTCCACCGCCATGGTGATCGGCAGGATCAGCTCACTGGCCTTCGGCGCGACCACCACACCACCGATCACCTGACCGCTCGCCGGCCGGCAGAACAGCTTGACGAAGCCGTCCGCCACCTCGTCCATCTTGGCCCGGGCGTTGCCGGCCAGCGGCAGCATCACCTGCCGGGCCGGCACCCGGCCGGCGTCCACCTCGTCCTGCGAGACACCGACGGTGGCCAGCTCCGGATCGGTGAAGACGTTGGCCGAGACGGTACGCAGCCGCAGCGGCCGGACCGCCTCACCGAGCGCGTGCCACATGGCGATGCGCCCCTGCATGGCGGCGACGCTGGCCAGCGGAAGCACGCCGGTGCAGTCGCCGGCCGCGTAGAGGCCGGGCACGTTGGTCCGGGAGACCCGGTCCACCGTCACGTATCCGCCCCGGGCCAGCGCGACGCCGTACTCGGCCAGGCCCAGCTCGGCGGTGTTGGGGATCGAGCCGACCGCGATCAGCGCGTGCGAGCCGTACACCGTGCGGCCGTCGGAAAGCTCGACCTCGACGCCGCCGCCGGTGCGGCGGACGCCCTCGGCGCGGGAGTTGTTCAGGATGCTCATGCCCCGGGTCCGGAAGACCCGCTCGATCGCCTGCGCGGCGTCGGCGTCCTCGTGCGGCATGACCCGGTCCCGGCTGGAGACCAGGGTCACCTCAACCCCCATCGCGAGGTACGCGCTGGCGAACTCCGCGCCCGTCACGCCGGAGCCGACCACGATCAGGTGCTCCGGCAGTTCGGGCAGGTCGTACACCTGCCGCCAGGTCAGGATGCGCTCGCCGTCAGGCACGGCGGTGGGCAGCTGGCGGGGGGTGGCGCCGGTGGCGACCAGCACCGTCGCGGCGTCGATCGCGTACGCGGCCTCCTCGCCGTCGGGCGTGACGATTACGCGGTGGGTGTGACCGAGCGTGTCCTCGCCCAGCCGGGCCCGCCCGGCCACGAAGGTGACCCCGGCCTTGAGCAGCTTGGCGTGGATGTCGGCGGACTGCGCCAGGGCGAGCCGCTTGACCCGCTCGTGCAGCGCCTGGGCGTCCACGGTGACCGCCTCCAGGCCGTCGGAGTGCACCCCGAACACCTCGGTGTCGCGGTATCCGGTCACCACCTCGGAGCTGGCGATGAACGTCTTCGACGGTACGCAGTCGGACAGTACGCAGGCACCCCCGGCGCCGTCGGCCTCCACGACGGTGACGTCGGCGTCCAGTTGGGCGGCGACCAGCGCCGCCTCATAGCCGGCCGGTCCTCCGCCGATGATCACGATCCGGCTCGCCACGACTCCCCCTCGTCCATGCTCACGGTGACTTTCTTCTCCCCGACGCGTCCGACACGCACCGTCGTATTCTCCCCCGCGCGTCGCGCGGGCTATCGTCATCGCCGTGCGTCATTACGCCGCCTACGGCTCGAACCTGGACCCCGCTCGGATGCGCGCCTACTGCCCGCACTCCCCGATGGTGGGCATCGGCTGGCTGGAGGGCTGGCGGCTCACCTTCGCCGGCGACGACGTCATCGGCTGGGAGGGGGCGGTCAGCACGGTGGTCGAGTCGCCCGGCGACCGGGTCTTCGTGGCGCTCTACGACATCCACCCGTACGACGCGGCGCAGCTGGACGAGATCGAGGGCGTCACCTCCGGCACGTACCGGAAGCTGACCGTCCGCATCTCGACGCTGGACGGCGACGTGACGGCCTGGCTCTACGTCTTCGACGGCTACGAGGGCGGCCTGCCCACCTCGTGGTACCTGTCGGAGATCGCCAACGCCGCCGAGAAGGCGGGCGCGCCGGACGACTACGTCATCGAACTGCGGTCCCGCCCCACCGGCACCGCGTCGGCGTAGCACGTCTCCCACCGCCCCAGTCTGCTACCGGGCGCCGGGGCACCGGGCGCCGACCCCGAACCTCGGGGGCTCCGTCACAGGACGGGCCGGTTCACCGGCCCTGTGCGTGCGCCTGCGCCGCGGTCAGCAGCTCGACCAGTTCGGCACCGTCGGCCGGGCCGAGCGCCGTGAAGGCGGGCGCGGCGAGCCGGTTGGTCACCGCCTCGGCCCACAGCCGCCGTCGCACCAGCGGTCCGACCGGCGGGTACGGCGGCGACCACCCGCAGGCCATCGCGCCGCTCTCTCCCTCCGGGCCGGCCAGCACCGCCTCCAGCGGCGTCATCCCGGCGGCCCGTACGGCGACCAGGTGAGCGCCGGTGAAGTGTTCCCGCAGCAGGCGCAGGCCGGCGGCGGCCCGGGCACCCGAGGTCCCGGCCTCCGACGGCATGGCCCGCCACGCCGCGAACAGCGGCATTCCGCTGGCGTCGGCCGCCGCGACGGCCCGCTCCACCAGCACCGCGAGCCGGTCGACGCGGGGCAGGTCGGCCAGGATGTCCTCGCCCCAACGGCAGCACTCGGCCAGGCTGGCGGCGGCCACCTCGGAGGGGCGTACCGTGCGGGCGGCGGCGTCCCAGCCGTCGGCCACGGCATCGGGGGCGACGAAGCCGAGCGCGGCCGCCACCGTCTCCGCCCGCACGTCACCCAGCGCGCCGGCCCGCCCGGTGATGTAGAAGGCCCAGCCGGAGATGCCGAGCAGCCGTGCCCGGCGCAGCGTGATGGGGCACCGGGTGTACGCCTCCCCGAGTGCGAGCACCGCCGGCTTGCTGGCCGCCGCGACCTGCTCCGGTGTCATCCCTGCCCACCCGGAGGCCGGTCCGGGCAGGAGCCACCCGACGGTCTGTCCGCGAAGGATCCGCCCGAAGGTCCGTCCATGAAGGATCAGTCTGCCGGTCCGCCGTCCGCGTCGGCATCCCCCTCCTCGGCGTCCAACGCCTCCATCGCGGCCTCTACCTCACCGGTTCGGCGCCGGGCGGTGCTGGCGGCCCGTTCGGCGGCCCGGCGGGCCAGCCGGGACCGGCTCAGCTCCTGCTCGGCGACGGCCCGGCGGCGCTCCAGCTCGGCCAGTTCCGTCTCGACGGCGTCCAGTGCGGCCGCACCGTCGTGTTCGGCCGTCACCGCGCCGGCCAGGTCCTCCGCGGCCCGCTCCTGGTCGGTACGCGCCCGGGCCAGTTCCTTCTCCAACGCCGTGCGGCGGCGGGCCCGCTCGGCGCGGGCGGCCCGCTGTGCCTGTTCGGCGCGGAGCGCCCCCCGGTCCGGTGCGCGTTGGCGGGCCGGCGCGGCGGGCGGCGGCTCCTCCCCGCCGGTCACCAGGCGCAGCTGCGGCCGGGGCACCTCGCCGAACCCGGCGTAGTGGGCCGGCCGCAGCAGCCGCCCGGAGCGCACCTGCTCGGCCACCTCGGTGTCGGAGAGTGCGGCGTTGAGGGTCGCCTCCACCTCGGCCAGCGGCAACTTCCCGGTCGACGGGGCCCCCTCCACGTCGGCGGCGAGCCGGCGTATCTCGGCGACGAGCGCGCCGACCACGGCCCGCCGCTGCGCGGACAGCTCCCGCAGTCGCGGGCCACGCAACTGGCGCTGGGCCTCCCGCAGGGCACCGGCCAGCTCCGCCAGTTCGGCGACCAACTCCGGTCGTTCGAGGGCGAGCAGGTTGACCAGCCAGGCGGCCACCGTGGGCCGGCGCAGCCGGGCGATCTCCCGGGCGGCGCGCGGGTCACCGTCGTGGCGCGCCTGCGCGGCGGCGGCGTCCCGGGCGGCGACGAACCGGTCGGGCGGCGTGCGGTACAGCTGCGCCACGAGGTCGGGTGGGGGGTCGGGCATCGGCTCAGCCGTCGATCCGGCTGCCCGGATCCAGCCGCTGGTACTCGCGGCCCGACAGCGCCGTGTACTGCCGGTCCAGCACCGCGTAGCCGTTGCCGTTGAGCAGGGCGTCGTGCAGCGCGAAGACCCGGCGCGGTGCCACCGCCCGGATGAAGTCGACCACCTCGGAGAACTTCGACCAGGGCGCGTGTATGGGGGCGAACAGCGTGTCGACCTGCACGTCGTCCGGCACGAACAGGGCGTCACCCGGGTGGTAGACGACGTCGTTGACGAGGTAGCCGAGGTTGTCGAGCACGGGGATGTCGGGGTGGATCACCGCGTGCCGGCCGCCGTAGGCGCGTACCGGGACGCCGGCGGCGGTGAACGACTCGCCGGGAGTGACCGGGCGCAGCGCCTCGGCGGCATCGCCGAGTGGGCCGGCCAGCGACGCCGGGCCGTGGATGACGAACGGGCGCCGCTCCAGCTGCCGCGTGACCGCCTCGACGTCGAGGTGGTCCGGGTGCTCATGGGTGATCAGCACCGCGTCGGCCCCGTCCAGCGCCACCGCCGGCTCGCTGAACATCCCGGGGTCGATGACCAGCACTCCCCCGTCGTGCTCGGCGCGCAGGCACGAGTGGGCGTACTTGGTGAGCCGCATCGTGATGCCTCCCATATCGAATCGTGACGTCCTCAGCGCAGTCTGCCGGAACCCGTGCGGTGGCGCGTGCCGTCCGAGCTATCGCCCGCTCGGGCCAGAGGAAGGGGAACGGGGATGAGGATGGACAGCGGCCGCCGGCACGGGACCAGGGTGGTGGCGGCGTTGGTGGCGCTGCTGGTGCTCGCCGGCTGCGGAAGCGGCAGCGACGGCGGGGACGACGCGACGGTCAGCGACGCGGCCGCGCCCGCGCCGGCCCGGGAGAGGGCCGCGGGTGCGCCGGACGAGGCCCAGGCCGGCGTGGGCGCGCCAGGCGAGGCCCAGGGCAACGCCGGCACGGCGGTGGACACCCGGGTCGACCAGCGGGCCATCATCTACACCGGATCGATCCGGGTGCAGGTGGACGATGTGGACGCCGCCGCGCGGGACGCCGCCGCCACGGCCACCCGGGCCGGCGGCTTCGTCGGCGGGGACCAACGCCGCAGCTCCGACGCCGACGCGGTGGCGGAGTTGCAGCTGCGGGTGCCGGCGGAGCGGTTCTACGCGGTGGTGGAGGAGTTGGCCGGCCTCGGCCGCCAGGAGCGCCGGGAGATCGCCACGCAGGACGTCACCGAGGAGACCATCGACCTCGACGCCCGGATCACCAGCCAGCGGGCCCGGGTGGAGAGCGCCCGGCGGCTGCTCGCCCGGGCCACCTCGATCAGTGACCTGGTGAGCCTGGAGAACGAGCTGGCCCGCCGGGAGGCGGACCTCGCCTCGCTGGAGGCGAAGAAGCAGCGGCTGGGCGACCTCACCGCACTCTCCACGATCACCGTCACCCTGGTCGGTCCGGACGTCACGCCCGTGGAGGAGGAGAACCGGATGGGCTTCCTGGCCGGGCTCAGCGGCGGCTGGAAGGTCTTCCTGGCCTCGATGGTCGTCCTGCTCACCGTGCTCGGGGCGATCCTGCCGTGGCTGCTGGTGTTCGGCGTACCGGTGGCGGCCCTGTGGTGGTGGAGCCGCCGACGCCGCCGGACCGACCCGGTGCCGGCCCTCGTCGCGCCGGTGGGCACGCCACCGCCGCCGGGTGTCAGCGCACCGCCGCCAGTGCCTGGAGCGCGGTCTGCACCATGAGCCGTACGCCCGCCGGGATGGCGCGTTCGTCCACGTCGAACGACGCCCGGTGCAGGTCCACGTTCGGCCCGGAGCGGCCGACCCCGAGCCGAGCGAGGGCACCGGGGACGTACTCCAGATACCAGGAGAAGTCCTCGCCGCCCATGCTCTGCGGGGTCTCCGCGATGCCCTCCGGGCCGAGCGCGGCGGTGGTGGCCGCGTTCAGCACCCCGATGGCGCGCGCGTCGTTGCAGACCGGTGGGCGCCCGCGCAGGTACTCCAGGTCGACGGTGGCCCCGGTCGGCGCGATGACGTCACGCACCACCTGCGAAACGATCTTCGGTGCCAGCTCCCAGGCGTCGCGGTCCATCACCCGCAGCGTGCCGGAGGCGGACGCCTCGGACGGGATGACGTTGTACCGGGTGCCCGCCGAGGCGTGACCGAAGACCAGCAGCAGCCCACTGTTCGCCGGCACCCGGCGGCTGACCAGGGCGGGAACCTCGGTGATCAGCCGGCCGAGCGCGTCGACCAGGTCGACGGTCAGGTGCGGGCGGGCGGTATGGCCGCCCGGCCCGGTGAGCCGGACGGTGACGTTGTCGGCGGCGGCGGTGATCGGCCCGACCCGCAGGCCCACCTGACCGACGGGCAGGCTGGGATCGCAGTGCAGCGCGAAGATCTGCGTCACGTCGTCGAGGCCGCCGGCCTCGATCACCTCCAGCGAGCCGCAGGGCAGGATCTCCTCGGCGGGCTGGAAGATCAGGCGGACCCGGCCGGGCAGCTCACCCAGGTCGGCCAGCTGCGCGAGCAGCATGCCGACGCCCAGCATGATCGTGGTGTGCACGTCGTGACCGCAGGCGTGACAGACCCCGTCCACGGTGGAGCGGTACGGCACGTCCTTGACGTCGGTCAGCGGCAGCGCGTCGATGTCGGCGCGCAACGCGATCACCGGCCCGTCCGGGCGACCGTCGATGTCGCAGATGACGCCGTTTCCCTTGGGCAGCAGTCGCGGCTGGAGCCCGGCCAGGGACAACTCCCGGGCGACCAGGGCGGCGGTCTCGAACTCCGCGCCGGACAGCTCCGGATGCGAGTGGATGTGACGGCGCGTGGCGATCAGGCCCGGTACCCGGAGGGCGAGCAGGTGGTCCAGCTCGAAGGGCAGCGGTCGGGCCCCGGCCGGCACCTCCGGCCAGGACGGCGCCAGCTGGTGGCCGCTCGGCATCGTCAACGCACTCGTCACGTCAAATTCTCGATCACTAGAAATGGATGGATCATCGGGAACAGCAGACAGCGTAGACCCCCGACGGTGACTCTGCGCAACCTCGTTCCGGTGATGGTCGGACCGCGCAGCGTCACGTATGCCCTGCTGAGAGCGCCCGTAGGTGAGCGGGACAGCAGGTAGATCGCGGTCGAACGCCGTCATCCACTCCTCACCTCCTACAACGCGTAATCGTGCCCCCAGGGCGATAATCTCGTCGAAAGCCGAAGCCATCGTTCCGAATTGTCGCATTAGTCACGCCGATGAACTGACGGTACGACAATTACCCGACCACTCCGGGCGACGGACACCCGTGGACGTTCACACGTTCGGACATCACGCGACCGCACACCCTGTGCGTCGCGTGATCACCCTGCACCTCGCGTGATCACTCGCGTGATCACCGGAAGCGGAGTACCCGGGTACGGCCCCCTCGACACGCTGCGCGACCGGTCGGCCCGCGACGGGCGAGGTCGACCGGGTCAGAACCGGTCGGTGGGTTGGTAGCGGCCCCAGACCTCGCGCAGCGCGCCGCACACCTCGCCGACGGTGGCGCGCTCGCGCAGCGCCGACTTCATCGGGTAGAGCACGTTGCCGGTGCCCGACGCGGCCGTACGCAGCTCGACAAGGGCCCGCTCCACGGCCGCGCCGTCGCGCTCGGCCCGCAGCTTGGCCAGCCGGTCGGCCTGCGCCTCCTCGATCGTCGGGTCGACCCGCAGCGGCTCGTACGGCTCCTCGGCGTCGATGGCGAACCGGTTGAGCCCGACCACCACCCGCTCACCCGAGTCGATCTCCTGCGCGATCCGGTACGCGGACTGCTCGATCTCCCGCTTCTGGAAGCCGGCCTCGATCGCGTCCACCGCCGAGCCGTGCTCGAAGACCCGGGACATCAGCGCGTCCGCGGCCGCCTCGATCTCGGCGGTCATCGCCTCCACCACGTACGATCCGGCGAAGGGGTCCACCGTCGCGGTGAGATCCGTCTCGTACGCCAGCACCTGCTGGGTCCGCAGCGCCAGCCGGGCCGCCTTCTCGGTGGGCAGCGCGATCGCCTCGTCGAAGCTGTTGGTGTGCAGCGACTGGGTGCCGCCGAGCACCGCGCCGAGCCCCTGCACGGCCACCCGGACCAGGTTCACCTCGGGCTGCTGGGCGGTCAGCTGCACGCCCGCGGTCTGGGTGTGGAAGCGCAGCATCATCGACTTCGGGTTCTTCGCCCCGAACTCGTCGCGCATCAGCCGGGCCCAGATCCGCCGGGCCGCCCGGAACTTCGCCACCTCCTCCAACAGGGTGGTACGCGCGACGAAGAAGAA
This is a stretch of genomic DNA from Micromonospora sp. WMMD1082. It encodes these proteins:
- a CDS encoding NAD(P)H-quinone dehydrogenase, encoding MASRIVIIGGGPAGYEAALVAAQLDADVTVVEADGAGGACVLSDCVPSKTFIASSEVVTGYRDTEVFGVHSDGLEAVTVDAQALHERVKRLALAQSADIHAKLLKAGVTFVAGRARLGEDTLGHTHRVIVTPDGEEAAYAIDAATVLVATGATPRQLPTAVPDGERILTWRQVYDLPELPEHLIVVGSGVTGAEFASAYLAMGVEVTLVSSRDRVMPHEDADAAQAIERVFRTRGMSILNNSRAEGVRRTGGGVEVELSDGRTVYGSHALIAVGSIPNTAELGLAEYGVALARGGYVTVDRVSRTNVPGLYAAGDCTGVLPLASVAAMQGRIAMWHALGEAVRPLRLRTVSANVFTDPELATVGVSQDEVDAGRVPARQVMLPLAGNARAKMDEVADGFVKLFCRPASGQVIGGVVVAPKASELILPITMAVENNLTVNELAQTITIYPSLSGSVTEAARQLMLHELE
- a CDS encoding methylmalonyl-CoA mutase family protein, which translates into the protein MSERRSSESGFPIRGVYTAADLPGDLDARLGAPGDFPYTRGVYPTMYTSRPWTMRQYAGFGTATESNARYQQLLRAGTMGLSVAFDLPTQMGYDSDDPIAHGEVGKVGVAIDSIEDMRLLFDGIPLDKVSTSMTINAPGSVLLLLYQLVAEENGVPGAALNGTIQNDILKEYIARGTYIFPPKPSLRLVADTFGYCRAEVPKWNTISISGYHMAEAGASPVQEIAFTLANGVEYVRAAIAAGLAVDDFAPRLSFFFVARTTLLEEVAKFRAARRIWARLMRDEFGAKNPKSMMLRFHTQTAGVQLTAQQPEVNLVRVAVQGLGAVLGGTQSLHTNSFDEAIALPTEKAARLALRTQQVLAYETDLTATVDPFAGSYVVEAMTAEIEAAADALMSRVFEHGSAVDAIEAGFQKREIEQSAYRIAQEIDSGERVVVGLNRFAIDAEEPYEPLRVDPTIEEAQADRLAKLRAERDGAAVERALVELRTAASGTGNVLYPMKSALRERATVGEVCGALREVWGRYQPTDRF
- a CDS encoding MBL fold metallo-hydrolase, with translation MRLTKYAHSCLRAEHDGGVLVIDPGMFSEPAVALDGADAVLITHEHPDHLDVEAVTRQLERRPFVIHGPASLAGPLGDAAEALRPVTPGESFTAAGVPVRAYGGRHAVIHPDIPVLDNLGYLVNDVVYHPGDALFVPDDVQVDTLFAPIHAPWSKFSEVVDFIRAVAPRRVFALHDALLNGNGYAVLDRQYTALSGREYQRLDPGSRIDG
- a CDS encoding DUF4349 domain-containing protein → MDSGRRHGTRVVAALVALLVLAGCGSGSDGGDDATVSDAAAPAPARERAAGAPDEAQAGVGAPGEAQGNAGTAVDTRVDQRAIIYTGSIRVQVDDVDAAARDAAATATRAGGFVGGDQRRSSDADAVAELQLRVPAERFYAVVEELAGLGRQERREIATQDVTEETIDLDARITSQRARVESARRLLARATSISDLVSLENELARREADLASLEAKKQRLGDLTALSTITVTLVGPDVTPVEEENRMGFLAGLSGGWKVFLASMVVLLTVLGAILPWLLVFGVPVAALWWWSRRRRRTDPVPALVAPVGTPPPPGVSAPPPVPGARSAP
- a CDS encoding DUF998 domain-containing protein, whose protein sequence is MPVTRNSGVLALGGIVLAALLAVVGHAGVNDLDPVSLTVSDYAVSDSGGAIHVAMLLLAVASAVLIPALSRLGHPASDVPTRTANPAGTADPAAGSVRRGRAAEWLLAAWAGGLLLSGLVPTNPPGTEMGTAAYVHRYASVVAFLALPVAGWLLAARLPTGARAGRWLRVLTVASLLLAAAMVWSAYPGDRALYGLIERVLILAEVALLTLLAVTLHLRRDHSNSWSISWRAASVTEPERLG
- a CDS encoding gamma-glutamylcyclotransferase; the protein is MRHYAAYGSNLDPARMRAYCPHSPMVGIGWLEGWRLTFAGDDVIGWEGAVSTVVESPGDRVFVALYDIHPYDAAQLDEIEGVTSGTYRKLTVRISTLDGDVTAWLYVFDGYEGGLPTSWYLSEIANAAEKAGAPDDYVIELRSRPTGTASA
- a CDS encoding amidohydrolase: MTSALTMPSGHQLAPSWPEVPAGARPLPFELDHLLALRVPGLIATRRHIHSHPELSGAEFETAALVARELSLAGLQPRLLPKGNGVICDIDGRPDGPVIALRADIDALPLTDVKDVPYRSTVDGVCHACGHDVHTTIMLGVGMLLAQLADLGELPGRVRLIFQPAEEILPCGSLEVIEAGGLDDVTQIFALHCDPSLPVGQVGLRVGPITAAADNVTVRLTGPGGHTARPHLTVDLVDALGRLITEVPALVSRRVPANSGLLLVFGHASAGTRYNVIPSEASASGTLRVMDRDAWELAPKIVSQVVRDVIAPTGATVDLEYLRGRPPVCNDARAIGVLNAATTAALGPEGIAETPQSMGGEDFSWYLEYVPGALARLGVGRSGPNVDLHRASFDVDERAIPAGVRLMVQTALQALAAVR